The genomic segment GGGCTGCCGATCTTGCCGAGCGACAACCCGAGATACCGCTGGCCGACGATGTTCTGGTACGTCACCGAGGCCACGGTGTTGCCGAACAGGTGCTGGTCGTTCTGCACGACGAACGACACCTTGGCCAATTTGCCTGCCAGTTCGATCTTTTCGACGCGCCCGACCCGCACGCCCGCCATCCGGACGTCGTCACCCTCCCGCAGCCCGTAGACGTCGGTGAACATTGCGGCATAGGGGGTGGTGGGGCCGGCCACGTCGCGGCGCAGCGTGACGTACACCAGCCAGGTCACCGTCACCGCCACCACCATGAACAGCGACAGCCCGATCAGCGGGGCGCGAAATCTCATCAGGACCCCCCGGCCTCGGCGGGCAGCGGCGGCGTAGGCGCAGGAGCACCAGGAGCGTCGTCCGGATCGGCGGTGCCCGGCACCCGCGGGAAGGGCGGTGCCCACCACGGCGTCGGCGGATTCGGATCGCTTAGGTTCGGGGTCGGGTTGATCAGCGGCGGGCCGACCGCCACCAGGTTGCCGTCCGGGCCGACGACCGTGCCCGGCGTCGGGGCCAAATCCTTGGGCGGCTGGTAGTTCTGCGGCAGCAGCATCTCGGGCAGATCAGGGCGCACCACGATTTTCGGTGCGGTGTAGCAGCTCGGGCCGAGCAGCTGGCCGTACCGCGGACAATCGGCGCGGGTGTAGTCGTAGCTCGGTGTCAGCGACAGGTTGACCCGCATATTGCCGGTGTCCAGTTCGGGCATCCACACCTCGTCGAAGAACTTGCGGGACAACTCATTCATCTTCGTGAACGCCGGCACGAACTTGCCCGCGTTCATCGCGAGGCTGCCCAGCACCGGAGTCAGGTCATGGGTGATGCCGGTGAGCTGGTCGATGTGGTTGTCGATCGCGGTGTGCGTCGTGCCCAGCGTGTGTTGGCCGCCAGTCACCAATGTCGTGAGCGCAGCGCGCTTTTCGGCCAGTACCTGCATGGGCTGCACCGCCTGATGCAGGGCATCGACCAAATCGGGCGCGGTGGCCGACAACCCATGGGTGGCGTCGATCAACGCCGACACCGTGGAGGGTCCGTCGTCGGTGCTGACGATCGAGTTCAACTGGTCCAGAAGCCGATTCAGCTGGGCGCCCCCGCTGAGCAGCTTTCCGCGCCGGTTTTCGGTGGCGGCGTTGACCGCGGCCAAGATGCCGACGCTACGGTCTTCGCGGCCGCGGCCGGTGGCGGCCAGCACGTCACGCAGCTTGCTGATGGTGGTCTGGAACAGCACTGTCGGCAGCGCGGTGTCCTCGGGGATGTGCTCGCCCGCCCGGATCGCCGGACCCGACCCGTCGGCAACCAACTGCACCGACGACACCGCGAACACGTTGGACGGCACCACCCGCGCGGTCACCGACGCCGGGATGGACCCGGCGTATTCGGGTTTCAGGTCGATGTGGACGTAGTTGGGATGGCCGTTGGCGGCCGGTATCACGGTGTCGACCGCGCCGACCAAGACACCGTGATACTTCACGTCCGACTTCTGCGGCAGCCCGTCGCCGACGTTCAGCAGATCCGCGACCACCCGGATGTAGTTGTTGAGCTTGCCGTTCGACTTGAGCAGCAACAGCGTGGTGACCAGGGCGGCGACCAAGACCACGGCCAGTCCGCAGAACAGCAGCTGCCGCTCGGTGGGGCCGCGGCCGTCCAGGTCAAAGGAATTCGCCATCTAGCCGCCGAACCTCGCTCCGGCGTCGACGCTCCACAGCGCCATCGTCAGCAGCATGTTGACGACGATCGTCACCGTGATGGCCGCGCGCATCGCATGCCCGGCGGCGATGCCGACACCTTCCGGTCCGCCGCTGGCGTAGAAGCCGTAGTAGCACTGGATCGTCGAGGCGATCCATACGAACACGACCGCCTTCAGCAGTGAGTACAGGACGTCCGTGCCGGACAGCATCAACGTGAAGTAGTGCAGGTACGCCCCGTTGGATCCGCCGCTGATCACCTCGACCACGATCTGGGTGGTCAGGTAGCTCACCGCCAAACACATGACGTAGAGCGGGATCACGGCGACCACCGACGCCATCAGCCGCGTGGTCACCAGATAGGGGATGGGCCGGATCGCCAGCGAGTCGAGCGCGTCGATCTCCTCGGCGATCCGCATGGACCCCAGCTGTGCGGTGAAGCGGCAGCCGCCCTGCGTGGCGAAGGCCAGCGATGCCGCGATCGGGGCGAGCTCGCGGGTGTTCACCAGCGAGGAGATGATCCCGGTCGCCGGGCCCAGACCCAACAGGTTCAGGAAGTTGTAGCCCTCGATGCCGACGATCGCGCCGACCGTCACACCCAGGACCAGTGCGACGCCCGCCGTGCCGCCACCGACCACCAACGATCCGTTACCCCAGGTGATATCGGACAGCAGCCGGGCGAACTCGGTTCGGTAGTGGCGCAACACAATCGGCACCGCCGCGACCGCGCGGATGAAGAAGACCAGCATGTGGCCCATCCGCACGACCGGTGACGTGAGCGTTCGGGAGAACCGGGTCCACGGAACCCGGAAGGGGCTGTAGGTGGACGCAGTCACAGGCCCACCCTGGGAAACAGCATGTTGTACAGCTGGCTGATGACGACGTTGACGATCATCAGGATCAGAATCGACTCGACCACAGCGGCATTCACCGAGTTGGCCACCCCGGTCGGACCGCCTTTGGTGGACAAGCCCTTCTGACTCGACACGATCGCGACGATCGCGCCGAACACCACGGCCTTGAGAAGAGCCAACACCATGTCACCCGGTGTGGTGAACGAGGCGAAGGTGGCCACGAAGCTGCCGGGTGCCCCGTTCTGGAAGTAGACGTTGAATAGATAGCTCGCCAGGAACCCGACGAAGCAGACCACCCCGGTCAGCGCGACGCCGATCATGATCGCGGCGGCGAACCGCGGAACGACGAGGCGACGGATCACCGAGACACCCATGACCTCCATGGCGTCGATCTCTTCGCGCATCGTGCGTGAGCCGAGGTCGGCGGTAATGGCCGAGCCGACAGCGGCCGCCATCAGGATCGCCGCCACCAGGGATGCCGCCTGCCGGATCACCGCGAGACCACTGGCCGCACCCGCCAGCGAGGTCGCGCCCACCTGCCCGGCAAGCAGCGCGAACTGGATCGACAACGTCACCCCGACCGGCAGGGCCACCAGCACGGTCGGCACCACGGCGGTCCCGGCCATGAACGCGCCCTGCCGGACGAACTCCTGCAGCGGGAAGCGGCCGGTGACGAGGTCGAGGAACAAGTACTGCAGAGTTCGCACGCCCAGCACGAACTGCTCGCCGACCGTCCGGAGTGACGCGAGCGGATGCCGCTTCACATAGCCGACGGTCCAGTTCTCGATGACCTCCACCCCGCCGCCGCTCAACTGACGGCTCGCAGGCAGATCCAGCTCAGACATCGGCTGACCGTCTTCGGGTCACCAGTGTCCCGGATGTCAAACACTCTGCGCGCGTGCGCATTTGGTAGACGCAGAAAATGGGAAGTTCACATCCGTTCACTGCTTGATGCCGACACCGTCAGTCGATGGATTCGTTGGGGTCTTGTGCACCGTATGACTCATCGATTGTGACGTCAAGATTTCGAAGAATATTCATTTACATACTGCTCAAGTGATCAGGACGTCGCGGCAGGCTGGCCAGTCGCTCGACCGCTGAATATAAGCCTAGTTACGGCCGCTTTCCGGCGCCTTCACCGTTCGCGGTGTCACGCCTTCGCCGGCGCACAACAGCAGAGTTCGTCTGAGTCCCGTGAATTGGGCATTCACATGTTCGGCGTGCTACGGCGCGATCAGCGTCCCTGCCTCCGACGCGGCCTGCAACAGCTGCGGGATCGTCAACGCGCCATAGCCAGTAACAGGTCCCATACGCAATCCCAACCATGGCACCACGGTCGGATCCGGATCGACGCCGAGGTTGTACGCCTGCATCCCGGGCAGATGGTGTTCGAAGAAATTGCCCAGCGTGTCGATCATGAAGATCGCGTCCCCGATCGGGCCGTATCCGTAGAGCGCCGAGGAATTGAACAGCGGCGCAACCGCATTCGGGTCGCCGATCATCACGATCGGGCCGTAATGCGGCTTACTTCCACCGGCCGGAACGTAGCGGGGCATGAACGGTTGCAGACCGGGTAGGTCGCTGGAGAAATAGGCCGCGGGATCGCCGTAGGTCTCGATGTTGACGAACCCGGAGTTGGCTCCGTTGCCGGTGACGATGGTGTTGATGCCGGGACTCTCGAAGCCGATGCCGCCCAATCCGGTCTGCTGCGAGACGTATTCGGCTTCCCAGCCTCCGAGCGAGTGGCCGGTGACGAAGATGTCCGAGGTGCTGTAACCCTGAAGCGCGGCCGCATCCTGCACCCGCTGTTCGAACCGCAGCGCGTCGGTGAAGGCTCGCGGCGTTGTGCCAGTGAAGAGGATCTGGAGGTCGGTGACGATCTGGGAGATGGCGATCAGCGGGTTGAACAACAGGTTCGTTCCGCCGGTGGTGCCTTGGTAGGCAATGATGATCTGGTTCTGCGGCGTCACCCAGACTTGAGCGGACTCACCGGAGAGAACATTGGTCGACGTCATGGGCACGCCGTTGACGGTGAACTGACGAAGGCCGCCCGGGGCGCCGCCCAGCACATATTCGGCTGCGGCCGCGTTGAGGAACTGGGCAACCGTCGGGGTCAGGCCGGTCGTGGAGCCGGTGTAGGTCATGGTCGGCGGCACCGGCTGACTGGTCGGCATCGCGTCCAATCCCGCCGCATGCTCGAGGCGGCGAAACGCCGTGAAGACCAGTTCGTCGATCGGCGCGAAGTTGAGCGGACTCTGCGGGCCGGTCGTGGCGGCGGTCATGTCCAGTGACTGCAGCACGGTGTTCACCACGTGACCGGGGAAGCCGATGAGCTGCGCGATGGGGGACAGCGGCCCCGGCGGCTGAGGAGTCGAAGGCGTCGTGGTCGATGCATTCGGAACAGGCTGTGCGACAACGGGATTAAGTTGCAGCGTGGCGCGACGACTGGTCGCCAGCCCGGCGCTGCGTGATGACGTTGTCGCGGCGGCCGGCGCCCCATTAAGACGGGCACTGTGACCGCTGCCCGATCTCCGCGGCCCGCTCGGTGCGGAATGACTCGACGAGGCGGCCGACGAATCAGGATGTCCGGTGTCGGCCCAGGCCACTGCCTGACCGCCGGCGGCCCCGAAACCCACGCCAATACCGATTGCGGCGGCGGCGACACACTGGCGCGCTCTGCGCGCGCGACGTTCCGCACGATTGGGCACACGTGCCGTCATGCATCCCCCCTGATGTGGTCTCGGAGTCGATACCCTGCCGCTGAGCGTATGACAACGCGCGATGTCAGTCCCGATTTTGGTCGGTATGCCGGATCGGTACCGACCTTCGGCGTCGCTGGCAAAGGTGATGTAGCTTCAATCGACAGTCGGGGGAGCGCCAAGGAGTAGATGGTGGAGGCGACACCATTCGGGCACTATCAGCTGCAAGAGCTGATAGGCCGCGGCGGCATGGGCGAGGTCTACCGCGCTTTCGACACCAAGACCGACCGGGTCGTCGCCCTCAAGGTGCTTCCGCACCGGCTGGCCGAGGATGAAACCTTCCAGCAACGTTTCAGGCGCGAAGCTCAAGCCGCCGCTGCCCTCAACGAACCGCACGTCGTCCCGATCCACAGTTATGGCGAGATCGACGGGCGGTTGTACCTGGATATGCGGCTGATCGAGGGCCGCACGCTCGGCGCCATCCTGTCCGACACCGGCAGGCCACTGGACCCTGCCCTCGCGGTCAACATTGTCGAGCAGGTCGCGGGAGCCCTGGACGCAGCGCACGCCGCCGGCCTGATCCACCGCGACGTCAAACCGTCCAACATCCTGATCACCGGCCGCGACTTCGCCTACCTCATCGACTTCGGCTTGGCCCGGACCGCGGGCGAAGCCGGGCTGACGACGGCAGGCAGCACCCTGGGGACGCTGGCGTACATGGCGCCCGAGCGGTTCAGCGGCGGCCAGGCCGATCACCGATCCGATGTCTACGCGCTGACCTGTGTCCTCTACGAGTGCCTCACCGGGGATCGGCCGTACCCGGACGACAGTCTGGAACAGCAGATCGCCGGGCACATGACGACGCCGGCGCCGCGCCCGTCCGAGAAGGATTCCAGGCTGGCGGCGTTCGACGACGTCATCGCCAAGGGAATGGCCAAGAAGCCGGCCCAACGCTATGACAGCGCCGGACAGTTGGCTGCCGCTGCGCGCCAGGCGTTGAGCGCGCGGGTCCGCAGGACCGGCAGTTCCGGACGCCACGCGATGGCCGCGCCGACGCCGCATCGGCGTCGCGCGTTCATCGCCATCGGTGCAGCCGCGCTGTTGGTGGCCGCCGCCGGGTTGGGTGCCTGGCAGTGGCGAGCAGCCGAGACCCGGTCCAGCAGCGCAACGAGTTTGGCCGGGACGGCGTCCAGTTCGCAGCCGCTGCCGCAGGCCGATGGCGCCGTCCCAGAGATCGCGGCCACCGTGCCGGCCAAGATCCGGGACACCGGGCGACTGATCGTCGGCGTCAACATTCCCTATGCGCCAAACGAATTCATCGATGCCGACGGCAATGTCGTCGGTTTCGACGTCGACCTGATGAACGCCGTGGCGCGCACGTTGGGCCTGACCCCGGAATATCGCCAGACCGCGTTCGAGGCCATCATCCCGTCGGTGCGGGCCGGCGACTTCAATCTCGGTATGTCGTCGTTCACCGACACCAAGGAACGTGAGGCTGCAGCCGATTTCGTCACCTACTTTCGCGCCGGCACCCTGTGGGCGCAGCGTCCCGGGGCGGCGATAGACCCTGACAATGCATGCGGTCTCAAGGTTGGGGTGGCCTATCCGTCGCTGCAGGAATCCGACGAGCTGCCGGCCAAGAGCAAGGACTGTGTGGCCGCCGGCAAACCGGCCATCAAGAAGGTCATCTACACCCGCCAGGACGACCTCAATACCGCGCTGATGGCCGGTGAAGTCGATGCGATGTCGGCTGATTCGCCCGTCACGGGGTTCGCGATCAAGACCAGCGGTGGACAGCTCGAAGCAGCCGGCGCGGTCTTCGACTCCGCACCGTACGGGTGGCCGGTGGCCAAGGATTCCGGTCTTGCCGAGCCGTTGCGCCAGGCGCTGCAGCACCTGATCGACACCGGCGAATACCGCACCATCGCCACGATCTGGGGTGTCGAGAAGGGGATGATCGACAAGCCGTCGATCAACGGCGCTGTGCGCTGAGGTCTTACGCAGTCGTGTGCAGCATCCCGGCGATATCGGGGTCAAGTTGTTGCAGCGCAACGATTACCGCGATCGGCGCGTCACGGCCGATAGTGGACCGAACCGTGGTCGTGCGGCCCTGTCGCTCCGGCGAGCGGAGTTCGTCGATGCGGGCAACCAATGCGTCGGCGAGTTCGTCGAAATCGGTGATCAGCCCCCCGACGATGACCAGTTCCGGGTCGAGCAGGGCTTCGATCATCGCGGCGGTATGCGCGACTCGGTCGATGACGTCTCGAACGATGTTCTGCGACTGTTCATTTCCAGCGTTCTCGCGACGCAGGGCGTCGATGTCGACCTCGTCATAGGTCTTGCCGATCGTTTGCGGGGCGGCGGCCTGCATGGCATACATCGACATGTCGGCTTCCATGCAGCCGGTGCGGCCGCACCGGCATGACGCCGTACTGCCGTAGACGGGCACGTGCCCGATGGCGCCGGCGACGCCCGTCGACCCGGCGTAGGGCCGCCCGTCGATGATGAGTCCGACACCGAGCCGGCCGCCGTGATCCAGCACCACCGCCGAGCGGGCCTCCCGCGCCTGACCGGCGATCGTCTCGGCCAGGGTGATCGCCTTGGTGGTGTCTTGAACGGCTACCGGAATGCCGAGATCGCGCGAAAGCAGCTTGCCCAGTTCGACATTCGTCCAGCCGACCTCGTGTGAGGCGATGACCAGTCCGGTGGTGTCGTCGACAAGTCCCGGGATGCACACACCGACGACAGACGCCGGCTTGCCAGTCGAGTCGCTCATCAACTTCTTGGCGAGGCGGGTGATCGAGCGGATGACCGCCACAGGCTCTCTGTCGCCCGTCGGCGTCTCGCCTTCAGCTGAGATGTTTGCAGTGGCGTCGGCCAGGATGACCCGCGCACGGATCCCGTCGATCCGGATGCCCAACACGCGGCGCGCCTCCGGATTGCAGCCGAGCAGGATGCGCGGCCGACCACGAGAGCTGACCCCCTCGACGCGCGACTCCAACTCGACGAGGGTGCCATCCTCGATGAGATCGGCGACGAGCGCGGTGACCGAGGGGCGCGGCAGGCCGAGCCGATCGGCCAGGTCGGCCCTGGCCAGCGGCCCGGACGTGCGCAGCAAGTGCACGACGCGCTGACGCTGCAGGAGGCGCGCGACCTGCCTGCTCTGCTTCGTCGACTCCGACGGTTTCAGCACACCCTCCTTGACAGCCCGTCACAGGCTGCTATTAAATTCGTCACACCAACTAAATCGTATTAAGTACGTCACACCAATTAAACCGGGGAGCCCTCCAATGACTGCTGATCGTCGGCCTGCCAAACCGCTGACAAACCTCCACGATGCCGCCAAGGTCGGCGCGTATGGCGGCATCGCCGTCGCCGCATGGCTTGCGGGAGCGGTTGCTGCTGGTCACGGCGTTGCGGCGGCCGACTCGACCGGGAGCTCCTCGGATGCATCTTCGTCCGCTTCCTCCGCCAGTGGTTCGTCCGGTAAATCCTCGTCGGTGGCACACGCCGGGCCGCGTGCCACCGGTACCGCCAAGGCTAAGGCCACCCGCACCCCGAAGCCCTCCGCCACGACCAAGTCGAGCGATTCGGCGGCCTCGCCGTCGACTGCGAGTGCTTCTGCCAAATCGGCGACGCCGACCATCACCACGTCCGCGAGCTCGACCACCCCGTCGGCCAGCTCAACCGCCTCGTCACCCGCGCCGAGCCCCAAGGCCGGCAGCCTGCGCACGGCGGTCTCCTCCGTACCGGCCGCGGTGAGCGCACCCGTCGTGGCTCCCAATCCGGCCGGCCTGCTGAACGGCATCGTCACCTCGCTGCTCAATCCGTTCCTCAAGCCGGCGCCCACCAACAGCGGGCCCATCGTGCCGATCATCTGGACCGCCTTGGGTACGGTACGACGCGACCTGTTCAATCAGGCGCCGACGATCGGCACACCGAGCACCACGGTGCAGACGGGTCAGACCGTCACCGGCAATATCGGCGCCACGGATATCGAGGGCGACCCGCTGAAGTACACCGTGACCCAGGGCCCCAAGTACGGCACGGTGACCATCGACCAGGCGACCGGGAACTTCACCTACACCCCTGATGACATCAATTACAATGCGGCGCAGACTGATTCGTTCACGATCTCGGTCACCGATGGCAAATTCAACGTGCTGATGCCGTTCAGCTCGCGCACCGTGTCGGCCAGCAGCAGCCTGACAGTGCTCAGTCCACAAGCCACGCGGGTGATCCTGAACGTGCCCAGCACAATCACCAGCCCGCAGATTCCGAGGTTCAGCCCGGACGGCAAGTCACTTTACTTCGCAGGCACGCCGGTAGCCGGGGGGCGCAGCGAGCTCTACATGATGAGCGCCGACGACACCGACGGGTCGACCGTCACCTGCGTCACCTGCGGAGTGTCGACAAGTATCACCAACGATCTGCGCAAACCGGTTCCGACTGCTGACGGCTCGGGCCGCATTGTCCTGCAGTCGGTGAATCCGGCTACTGGGTCTTACACCAACGTCGTGTACCAGCCCGCCACCGACACCGCGTCGGCCTCGCTGATTCCCATCATCACGCCGGCGTCGGGGTCCACCGCGATCGACAAGCAGCGCGAGATGCGCATCTCGCCCGACGGCAAGTACGTGCTGTTCAGCCAAATTCAGCTCGGTACAGGCAATCTCATCACCGCCGTTCCCATTGTCGGCAAGTTGAACCTGACCACCAACGCGACCACCGGAGCGCCCGAGTACCACATCGACGACGCTCGGGTCGTCTATCCGGTCGGTGAAGGTAAGCAGTGGACACCCGACGGCAAGGGTGTGATCATTCTGGGCGGTCAGTACGAGTCCGGCAACGTCGACGACGTCGTCGTCGACCTCGCCACCGGGAATGTCACCCGGCTGACCGGCAACCTCGACTACGACGAAGATGTCGACATGTCGCCCAACCAGCAGTGGATTGCGATCTGCAGCACCCGTGGGCTCGACGCCTTGACCCCAATGACCCGAATTGACCGCCCGGCGCTGCTGCCCGCCTACATTCAGGGCAGCGTGTACAACGCCTACGCCGGCAAGCTCGCCACCGCGGACTATCCCAGCGGCACCGGGATCAATGTGTCGAACCAGGAATGGTTGGTCGCCGTCGAAGACGACCTCAAGGGCGAGAACGGTATTCCGCTGTTTGTGACAGGCGACGGTTACACCGCCCGCAGCATGCCGAGTTGGAACGCAGACGGAACCTCGGTTGCGTTCTGGGAGCGCAGCATCACCGACCCGTCCGACACCCGACTGGTCATCACCAACCTGAAGTACACGACCAGCGTTGGCACCGTGCAGGGTGATCGGGTCACGCCGAACGCAGACTGGGCACCGGCGCTAAGCACCTACAAGGCCGGTCCCGCGCCGCTGCCGCCCGTCGGGGCATACACCAGCCAGTACGGCGGCACCGCGTACGTCTCCGAAGCGCCCGACACCACCATCGCCGGCAACACGATTCGCACGGTCACGTACACCAACTACGTCAACTCCGAAGGCATGATCCTCAACGGCACCGAGTCGACGAGCACGGGGGCCAGTCAAGCCTCGATCGTGTACAAGGCCAATATCGTCGTCACCGGTGACCACACCGGCTCGCTGACGGCCAATGCCACCATCAACAAGCTGACGACGACCATCACCGGCACGATCTCGTCGACCCTCGATGGCAACACCCAGGTGCTGCTCGATCCGACGAAGGTCATCGACGACCAGCTGAGCGCTTAGTCCTCATCCTCGATGACGTGCATGGCGGCCTCCTCCGCGGAGGCCGCCCCGCCGTCGATACCGACGTCTTCGGCGATGAGCTCGGATTCGTCGTCCTCGCCGAAGCCCTCATCCGGTGCCACCAGTCGGCCGGATCGCCGCCGGCCGACCTCGTCGTCCTCCGGGTACTCCAGCTCATCGGGCTGCACACCATTGAGTTCGTCGAGCACATTGCCGATCCGGGAGATCGGATCGGGCTCCTCCTCGGCCAGCAACTCGTCGAGGCTTTCCTTGCCGGGGTGGTCGAGGTTGGTGCGGGCGACTGGTCGCTCGGGCGGAGAGATGCCCTCGTCGAGGATGTCGTCGACGCCGCGATCGACCAGAGTGTCCTCGGGTTGAAGCTGGTTGTCGTCCTCGACGCTGTATTCGCCGGTGTCAGTGGTGTCGTCCCAAGTGCTCACAGCTCCAGAATGTCACGACCCTGGACCCAGGCCACGGGGACTTTCGTCACCAGCCGTCGGACAGGCGTCACTCGCGTAGCCGGTGCACGTCTAGTTCTTTGAGGTCATAAAGAATCGATCGCCACCATCGACGCATGGACTCACCTCGTTCCGGATTCCGCCGGGCCGCCGTGACCTCGTGGGCGTTGGCCGGGATCGGCATCGCCGGAGTGGCGGGCGCATCCGCGTTGGCCTACGGCGACACCATCAAGCCCGCCGCTGCCGAGCTTCCCCAGGTCGAACCGGCGGCAGCAACCGATCCCGCGGCAACCGACCCGGCAGTGAACCTGCCCCCGGCGCCGCCCGTCGTCGACCCCGCCCCGGCACCGATTCCCCCGCCGGAGGCACCCGCGCCGCCGAGCCCCGAACCGACCGTCACGCAGGCCCCCGCCGAGACGTACACGCCGGAGCCGACCTACACCCAGAAGCCCGCGTACACGCCGAAGCCGACCGCGCAGGCACCCGCGCCCGCGCCGGCGCCGGCCACGAAGTCGCAGCCGGCGTTCCCGATCCGGCAGAGCCACGTCCCGGCCGGGGGCGGCGGCACATCGGGCGGCAACAGCTTCTCCCCGCACGTCACGGTTTCGCGTGGGTCATGACCAACGAAGCGTTGTGGGCGTTGGGGCGCGGCAACGGCATTGTCGCGCTCGCCTTCATGACGGTGTCGGTGGCGCTGGGTATCGCCGCCCGATCCGGTCGGCCGCTGCTGGCGCTACCGAGGTTCGCCGTCTCTGACGTCCATCGGTTCGCCGCCCTGTCCGCCACTCTGCTTGTGGCACTGCACATTGGACTGCTGTTCCTCGATCCGTACGCCAAACTGCGCGTCATCGATTTCGTCGTCCCCTTCCTCGGCGCCTATCGGCCGCTGTGGCAGGGGCTGGGCACCGTCGCCGTCGACGTTCTTGCGGTCGTGGTGGTCACCGGGTTGCTCCGTCAACGCATCGGTCCGCGGGTGTTCCGGTTCGTGCACTGGGCGACCTACCTGATGTGGCCCGTGGCGATGGCGCACGCCCTGGGCAACGGCACCGACTCCGACCGCGTGTGGTTCCTGGCCATCGCCGGATGCTGCGCCGCGATTGTGGCAGCGTCGTTGATCTGGCGGTTGCGCGCCAACTTCAGCGAGTATGCCGATGCCTAATACACCTCGGCTGCTGTCGGCTCCCGGCCCGAGCCTGACCCAACATCTGGACCACTTCGGCGCTGTGCCGAAAATTGCTGGTGCTCAGCTGGTTTCGTATCTGACCGACGCCGGACTGTCCGGACGGGGCGGCGCCGGGTTCCCGACCGCCCGCAAGCTCGCCGCGGTCACCGGCCCGAATCCCGTCGTGGTCGCGAACGGCGCCGAGGGAGAACCGCTGAGCCGCAAGGACGCTCTGCTGTTGACCCGGGCACCGCACCTGGTGCTCGACGGCATGCACATCGCCGCTGCCGCGATCGGCGCCCGCACCCTCTATCTGTACGTCCACGTCGACGCCGTGGCATCGGTGCGCAAGGCCCTCGCCGAGCGGCGGGCGGCGGGAATCGACCCCGTCGGTATCGAGGTGACAGTGGTGGAGGCTCCCGACACCTTCGTCGCGGGCGAGGAATCCGCGGCGATTCGCCACATCGAGGGCGGCCCGGCGCTGCCACGCGATCGCACCGTCCCAGTTGCCGTGTCGGGTGTGGGTAAGCGGCCCACCCTCGTCAATAACGTCGAGACGTTGGCGCACATCGCATTAATCGCACGCCGCGGGGCCGACTGGTTCCGTTCGATCGGCGATCCCGCCGACCCGGGCACCATGCTCGTCACCCTCTCCGGTGCGCTGGACGACGAGGGTGTCGTCGAGGTGCCGACCGGCGTGCCGATCGCCAACCTGATCGACACCCGGGAGTTGTCGGCCGTCCTCGTCGGCGGCTATCACGGAAGTTGGCTGCCCGCTGATGCTTTCGCGGGCACGCGGCTCTCGAGGAGTGGGTTGAAGTCACTGGGGGCATCGCCCGGCGCCGGGATCGTCCATGCGCTGGGCGCGACCGAGTGCGGGCTGGCTCGCACCGCCGAGATCACGCAATACCTCGCGGATCAGAGCGCACGCCAGTGCGGGCCTTGTCGGAATGGACTTCCGCGGTTGTCCGAGCTGACCGAGGAATTGGCCTACGGGCGCGCCGGTGACCACGTGGTCAAGGAGATTCGGCGCATCGCCCGCCTTGTTGACGGCCGCGGGGCGTGCCGGCACCCGGACGGGAC from the Mycolicibacterium crocinum genome contains:
- a CDS encoding ABC transporter permease, whose amino-acid sequence is MTASTYSPFRVPWTRFSRTLTSPVVRMGHMLVFFIRAVAAVPIVLRHYRTEFARLLSDITWGNGSLVVGGGTAGVALVLGVTVGAIVGIEGYNFLNLLGLGPATGIISSLVNTRELAPIAASLAFATQGGCRFTAQLGSMRIAEEIDALDSLAIRPIPYLVTTRLMASVVAVIPLYVMCLAVSYLTTQIVVEVISGGSNGAYLHYFTLMLSGTDVLYSLLKAVVFVWIASTIQCYYGFYASGGPEGVGIAAGHAMRAAITVTIVVNMLLTMALWSVDAGARFGG
- a CDS encoding MlaE family ABC transporter permease produces the protein MSELDLPASRQLSGGGVEVIENWTVGYVKRHPLASLRTVGEQFVLGVRTLQYLFLDLVTGRFPLQEFVRQGAFMAGTAVVPTVLVALPVGVTLSIQFALLAGQVGATSLAGAASGLAVIRQAASLVAAILMAAAVGSAITADLGSRTMREEIDAMEVMGVSVIRRLVVPRFAAAIMIGVALTGVVCFVGFLASYLFNVYFQNGAPGSFVATFASFTTPGDMVLALLKAVVFGAIVAIVSSQKGLSTKGGPTGVANSVNAAVVESILILMIVNVVISQLYNMLFPRVGL
- a CDS encoding bifunctional serine/threonine-protein kinase/transporter substrate-binding domain-containing protein, producing the protein MEATPFGHYQLQELIGRGGMGEVYRAFDTKTDRVVALKVLPHRLAEDETFQQRFRREAQAAAALNEPHVVPIHSYGEIDGRLYLDMRLIEGRTLGAILSDTGRPLDPALAVNIVEQVAGALDAAHAAGLIHRDVKPSNILITGRDFAYLIDFGLARTAGEAGLTTAGSTLGTLAYMAPERFSGGQADHRSDVYALTCVLYECLTGDRPYPDDSLEQQIAGHMTTPAPRPSEKDSRLAAFDDVIAKGMAKKPAQRYDSAGQLAAAARQALSARVRRTGSSGRHAMAAPTPHRRRAFIAIGAAALLVAAAGLGAWQWRAAETRSSSATSLAGTASSSQPLPQADGAVPEIAATVPAKIRDTGRLIVGVNIPYAPNEFIDADGNVVGFDVDLMNAVARTLGLTPEYRQTAFEAIIPSVRAGDFNLGMSSFTDTKEREAAADFVTYFRAGTLWAQRPGAAIDPDNACGLKVGVAYPSLQESDELPAKSKDCVAAGKPAIKKVIYTRQDDLNTALMAGEVDAMSADSPVTGFAIKTSGGQLEAAGAVFDSAPYGWPVAKDSGLAEPLRQALQHLIDTGEYRTIATIWGVEKGMIDKPSINGAVR
- a CDS encoding ROK family transcriptional regulator; its protein translation is MLKPSESTKQSRQVARLLQRQRVVHLLRTSGPLARADLADRLGLPRPSVTALVADLIEDGTLVELESRVEGVSSRGRPRILLGCNPEARRVLGIRIDGIRARVILADATANISAEGETPTGDREPVAVIRSITRLAKKLMSDSTGKPASVVGVCIPGLVDDTTGLVIASHEVGWTNVELGKLLSRDLGIPVAVQDTTKAITLAETIAGQAREARSAVVLDHGGRLGVGLIIDGRPYAGSTGVAGAIGHVPVYGSTASCRCGRTGCMEADMSMYAMQAAAPQTIGKTYDEVDIDALRRENAGNEQSQNIVRDVIDRVAHTAAMIEALLDPELVIVGGLITDFDELADALVARIDELRSPERQGRTTTVRSTIGRDAPIAVIVALQQLDPDIAGMLHTTA